In Sorghum bicolor cultivar BTx623 chromosome 8, Sorghum_bicolor_NCBIv3, whole genome shotgun sequence, one genomic interval encodes:
- the LOC8065242 gene encoding CSC1-like protein RXW8 — translation MKISALLTSAGINIGLCVLFLSLYSVLRKQPANVRVYFGRRIAEEHDRLRGGFILERFVPSTGWIVKALQCTEEEILAAAGLDAVVFNRILVFSMRIFSLAAVLCVFGILPLNYFGQDIHHVRIPSESLDIFTIGNVEVKSRWLWVHCVTLYIISGVACILLYIEYKHIARLRLLHLTSATPKPSHFTVLVRGIPKADKESCSDVVDGFFTKYHSSSYLFHQVVYKVGKVQKIMTGAKKAYKKFKHFTDETVDQGCRTITYRCCLCGASSNSFKLLNTECEQNRGKADNKSILDLDDEECTAAFVFFKTRYAALVASEILQTSNPMKWVANLAPEPEDVYWSNLWLPYKQLWARRIATLLGSICFMFIFLIPVTFIQGLSQLEQLQQRLPFLRGILKKKYYMTQLVTGYLPSVILQIFLYTVAPIMMLFSTLEGPTSHSERKRSACCKVLIFTVWNIFFANVLSGTVISQLNVLSSPKDIPVELAKAVPGQATFFITYVLTSGWASLSSEVMQLFGLIWNFIRKYVLRMREDTEFVPSFPYHTEVPKVLLFGLLGFTLSVLAPLILPFLLVYFCLGYVVYRNQLLNVYRTRYDTGGLYWPIACNTVIFSLVLTQIICLGVFGLKESPVAAGFTIPLIILTLLFNQYCRNRLLPLFKTFPAQDLIDMDREDERSGRIDEIHHGLHSAYCQFPDTVDVPLEKIKIVGGDEEQGSTSGESSGKETCEDPKKDLSHPTLKGLPVNHLRHAVRSVTFLIRLQKRGLSEQKNG, via the exons ATGAAGATCAGTGCGCTACTCACCTCCGCGGGCATCAACATTGGACTCTGTGTCCTCTTCCTGTCGCTCTACTCTGTTCTCAGAAAGCAGCCGGCCAATGTTAGGGTCTACTTCGGCCGCAGGATCGCTGAGGAGCATGATCGGCTCCGAGGGGGTTTTATCTTGGAGAGATTTGTTCCATCCACTGGATGGATAGTCAAAGCCCTGCAGTGTACTGAGGAAGAGATCCTGGCTGCTGCTGGCTTGGATGCTGTTGTTTTCAATAGAATTCTAGTATTCAG CATGCGCATCTTCTCCCTTGCCGCCGTTTTGTGTGTCTTCGGGATTCTTCCGCTCAATTATTTTGGACAGGATATACACCATGTTCGAATTCCTTCAGAATCACTAGATATATTTACAATTGGGAATGTAGAAGTGAAATCAAGATG GCTCTGGGTCCATTGTGTAACCCTGTACATAATTTCTGGAGTAGCTTGCATTCTGCTATACATT GAGTACAAGCACATTGCCAGGTTGAGGCTCCTTCATCTTACAAGTGCAACACCAAAACCAAGCCATTTTACAGTTCTTGTTCGGGGAATACCAAAGGCAGATAAAGAATCATGCAGTGATGTTGTTGATGGTTTCTTCACAAAGTATCACTCATCTAGTTATCTCTTCCATCAAGTAGTTTACAAAGTTGGGAAAGTTCAGAAGATAATG ACTGGCGCAAAGAAGGCATATAAGAAGTTCAAACATTTCACAGATGAAACAGTCGATCAGGGATGCAGAACAATTACCTACCGCTGTTGTCTGTGTGGAGCCTCTTCAAAttctttcaagttattgaacaCTGAATGTGAGCAGAACAGGGGGAAAGCTGACAATAAATCCATCTTGGACTTAGATGATGAG GAATGCACAGCTGCTTTTGTATTTTTCAAAACTCGGTATGCCGCACTTGTTGCATCAGAAATACTTCAAACATCTAATCCTATGAAGTGGGTTGCTAATCTAGCTCCAGAACCAGAAGACGTGTATTGGTCCAATCTTTGGCTACCCTATAAGCAGCTTTGGGCTCGCCGTATCGCTACACTCCTAGGCTCTATTTGTTTTATGTTCATATTTCTGATACCGGTGACATTTATACAAGGGCTATCCCAGCTAGAGCAGTTGCAGCAGAGGCTTCCTTTCCTTAGaggaatattgaagaa GAAATACTACATGACTCAGCTAGTAACTGGATACCTTCCCAGTGTCATACTACAAATCTTTCTGTACACTGTTGCTCCAATTATGATGCTATTTTCTACATTGGAGGGTCCTACATCACACAGTGAAAGGAAGAGAAGTGCTTGCTGTAAAGTGCTGATCTTCACAGTTTGGAACATATTCTTTGCTAATGTATTATCTGGTACTGTCATAAGTCAATTGAACGTGTTATCAAGCCCAAAGGATATACCTGTTGAGCTTGCTAAAGCTGTACCTGGACAG gccaccttcttcatcacctATGTCCTGACCTCAGGATGGGCTAGTTTGTCATCTGAAGTTATGCAGCTCTTTGGTCTGATATGGAACTTTATAAGGAAATATGTTCTGAGAATGAGAGAAGATACAGAATTCGTTCCCTCGTTTCCCTATCACACAGAAGTACCAAAAGTTCTGTTGTTTGGACTATTGGGATTCACATTGTCTGTGCTGGCTCCTCTGATCTTACCTTTTCTGCTGGTGTACTTTTGCCTTGGTTATGTTGTCTACCGCAATCAG TTGCTCAATGTGTATCGAACAAGGTACGATACAGGTGGTTTGTATTGGCCAATTGCATGCAACACAGTCATATTCTCTCTTGTGCTCACCCAGATCATCTGTCTTGGTGTATTTGGACTTAAAGAATCGCCAGTAGCTGCAGGCTTCACCATACCTCTTATCATCCTTACTCTTTTATTTAACCAGTACTGCAGAAACCGACTTCTTCCATTATTCAAGACTTTTCCAGCACAG GATTTAATAGACATGGACAGGGAAGATGAACGGTCAGGAAGAATAGATGAAATTCACCACGGACTTCATTCTGCTTATTGCCAGTTCCCTGACACTGTAGATGTACCCTTGGAGAAGATTAAAATTGTTGGTGGGGATGAGGAGCAAGGTTCTACCTCGGGTGAGTCCAGTGGCAAAGAAACCTGCGAGGATCCCAAGAAGGACCTGTCTCACCCAACACTAAAAGGACTCCCTGTTAACCATCTCCGGCATGCTGTGAGGTCGGTTACTTTCCTGATCAGACTGCAGAAAAGAGGTTTATCAGAACAGAAAAACGGATAG